Proteins encoded together in one Desulfosporosinus meridiei DSM 13257 window:
- the metK gene encoding methionine adenosyltransferase: protein MAKKLFTSESVTEGHPDKICDQISDAILDAIYTLDPNARVACETTVTTGLVLVSGEITTSCYVDIPHVVRETVREVGYTRAKYGFDADTCAVLTSIGEQSADIAMGVDKALEAKTGEMTETDIDSIGAGDQGMMFGYATNETESLMPLPIDLAHRLARRLSEMRKSNHLTYLRPDGKTQVTVEYEDNKPVRVDTIVISTQHHPDVTNEQIRRDLLQYVVYPTVPKELLNEDTKYFINPTGRFVIGGPQGDCGLTGRKIIVDTYGGMARHGGGAFSGKDPTKVDRSAAYAARYVAKNVVAAGLADRCEIQIAYAIGVARPVSVSVETFGTGKIADEKIVEFVQQTFDLRPAGIIKVLDLRRPIYRQTAAYGHFGRTDLDLPWERTDKVEALRKLAGLE from the coding sequence TTGGCTAAAAAATTATTTACGTCAGAATCTGTAACAGAGGGGCATCCTGATAAGATTTGTGATCAGATTTCCGATGCCATCTTAGATGCCATTTATACCTTAGACCCCAATGCTCGGGTAGCTTGTGAAACCACAGTTACAACGGGGTTAGTTCTTGTTAGTGGAGAAATCACGACTTCTTGTTATGTCGATATTCCACATGTTGTACGCGAGACAGTTCGAGAAGTTGGTTATACACGTGCTAAATACGGTTTTGATGCGGATACTTGTGCCGTATTGACCTCGATTGGAGAACAATCTGCAGATATTGCCATGGGTGTGGATAAAGCTTTAGAAGCAAAGACTGGCGAAATGACAGAGACTGATATTGATTCTATAGGAGCCGGTGACCAAGGCATGATGTTCGGTTATGCCACTAATGAAACCGAAAGCCTTATGCCTCTTCCTATAGATTTGGCTCATCGCCTTGCGAGAAGACTAAGTGAAATGAGAAAATCAAATCATTTAACTTACCTGCGCCCTGACGGAAAAACTCAAGTTACTGTCGAATATGAGGATAATAAGCCTGTTAGAGTAGATACAATTGTTATCTCTACTCAGCATCATCCGGATGTTACGAATGAGCAAATTCGCAGAGACTTGCTTCAATATGTTGTATATCCAACGGTTCCTAAAGAGCTGTTAAATGAAGACACCAAGTATTTCATCAATCCAACGGGACGTTTTGTAATTGGCGGTCCTCAAGGGGACTGTGGACTAACCGGGCGGAAAATTATTGTGGACACTTATGGTGGAATGGCCCGTCATGGCGGGGGCGCTTTCTCTGGTAAGGATCCCACAAAAGTTGACCGTTCCGCAGCTTATGCAGCTCGTTACGTCGCGAAGAACGTAGTTGCTGCAGGCCTAGCCGATCGTTGTGAAATCCAAATTGCCTATGCAATCGGGGTAGCTCGACCTGTATCAGTCTCTGTTGAGACCTTTGGCACAGGAAAAATAGCTGATGAAAAAATTGTTGAGTTTGTACAACAAACATTCGACCTTAGACCAGCAGGAATCATTAAAGTCTTAGACCTTCGACGCCCCATCTATCGTCAAACAGCTGCTTACGGTCATTTCGGCCGAACTGATCTGGATCTTCCTTGGGAAAGAACAGATAAAGTGGAAGCCTTGAGAAAGCTTGCGGGTTTGGAGTAA
- the rpoZ gene encoding DNA-directed RNA polymerase subunit omega produces the protein MKQPSLDILMSKVDSKYTLVIVVAKRARQIMEEAKHEDLAKGVKPVSISLEEISQSKLNYECNPEPSVQC, from the coding sequence GTGAAACAACCTTCACTCGATATTCTGATGAGTAAAGTAGATAGCAAGTATACATTAGTTATTGTAGTCGCTAAACGGGCGCGTCAGATAATGGAAGAAGCGAAGCACGAGGATTTAGCCAAGGGTGTAAAACCAGTCAGTATTTCTTTAGAGGAGATTTCTCAAAGTAAACTCAACTACGAATGTAATCCTGAACCGAGTGTGCAATGTTAA
- a CDS encoding sulfite exporter TauE/SafE family protein, with translation MDVFFPIARMPISIFAILGMGGLVGLLSGLFGVGGGFLLTPLLMWMGIPPAVAVASDTNQIVAASVSGTIAHSRNKNVDFKLGFIILVGSLVGGSFGTALVKVLRSLGNFDFVLKSTYVVMLLFVGGFMFIESVNTLRKKGQNDSEVPKESKAMSFMNKLPIKIHFEVSGIDCSVISLFLLGLLIGILAALMGVGGGFIMLPVMIYLLGIPTIKAVGTSVFVIIFTAINVTLAQSTLNHTVDVILAIVLLIGSSIGAQFGAKIGKRLPAEQLRVIFSIIVLAVMLKMFFDLVLPPSSLISLGGGH, from the coding sequence ATGGATGTTTTCTTCCCTATCGCCAGAATGCCAATTTCGATTTTCGCGATTTTGGGTATGGGTGGTCTGGTTGGGTTGCTCTCAGGACTGTTTGGAGTTGGAGGGGGATTCTTATTAACCCCCCTCTTAATGTGGATGGGGATACCACCTGCAGTAGCTGTGGCCTCTGATACTAACCAAATCGTTGCGGCTTCTGTTTCCGGTACCATTGCTCACAGCAGAAATAAAAATGTAGATTTTAAGCTTGGATTTATAATTTTGGTGGGTAGTTTGGTTGGGGGAAGTTTTGGGACTGCTCTAGTAAAAGTGTTACGATCCCTTGGCAACTTCGACTTTGTGCTAAAATCCACTTACGTGGTCATGCTGCTATTCGTAGGTGGCTTTATGTTCATAGAAAGTGTCAATACCTTAAGAAAAAAAGGGCAGAATGATTCAGAAGTACCTAAAGAATCCAAAGCAATGAGTTTTATGAACAAGCTGCCGATAAAAATACATTTTGAGGTGTCGGGTATCGATTGTTCAGTCATTTCGCTTTTTTTGCTTGGTTTACTCATAGGGATACTTGCTGCACTTATGGGTGTTGGTGGTGGCTTTATTATGTTGCCCGTTATGATTTACTTGTTGGGGATTCCCACCATCAAGGCTGTGGGAACTAGTGTTTTTGTAATTATTTTTACAGCCATCAATGTGACACTGGCCCAAAGCACTTTAAATCACACTGTCGATGTTATCTTGGCAATTGTTTTGTTGATTGGGTCATCCATTGGGGCCCAATTTGGAGCAAAAATTGGTAAAAGGCTTCCGGCTGAGCAGCTAAGAGTAATTTTTTCCATAATAGTCTTAGCAGTAATGTTGAAAATGTTCTTTGATTTAGTTTTACCGCCGTCCTCATTAATTTCCTTAGGAGGTGGCCACTAA
- a CDS encoding YicC/YloC family endoribonuclease, which produces MSNSMTGFGRGEACGSGYQVSIELKSVNHRFLEIVVRIPRNYNSFEERIRKVLQDKFQRGRIEVHVNMVETEERKRLVKVDNDLALSYDKTLKDLSFALHTEYETDIYRLVSFPEVLMVIEPEIDLAALWQTCSEALSKAVDGFEQMRRSEGDKLTLDLLQRLDLIAENLRTIAERAPYVVTDYQERLQERLQTLLGEVELDGVRLANEVVYFADRGSITEELVRFDSHLAQSREALRSEEPVGRKLDFLVQEMNREINTIGSKANDLMIGQRVIKVKSELEKVREQVQNLE; this is translated from the coding sequence ATGTCAAACAGCATGACAGGATTTGGCCGGGGAGAAGCATGTGGAAGTGGTTATCAAGTATCAATTGAGCTAAAATCGGTTAATCATCGTTTTTTAGAGATTGTTGTAAGGATACCTCGAAACTATAATAGTTTTGAGGAACGAATCCGTAAAGTATTACAAGATAAATTCCAGCGGGGTCGGATTGAAGTGCATGTTAATATGGTGGAAACAGAAGAACGAAAGAGATTGGTGAAGGTTGACAATGATTTGGCACTGTCGTATGATAAGACATTGAAAGATCTCTCCTTTGCGCTACATACGGAGTACGAAACAGATATTTATCGTTTAGTTAGTTTTCCTGAAGTTCTTATGGTGATAGAGCCTGAAATTGACCTCGCTGCTTTATGGCAGACATGTTCCGAGGCACTGTCTAAGGCGGTTGATGGATTTGAACAAATGCGGCGTTCTGAAGGAGATAAACTAACGTTAGATCTTTTGCAAAGGTTAGACCTTATTGCTGAAAATTTACGCACGATAGCTGAGCGCGCACCATATGTTGTAACAGACTACCAAGAACGCTTACAGGAACGGCTTCAGACCCTCTTAGGTGAAGTTGAGTTAGATGGTGTTCGATTGGCAAACGAAGTTGTCTACTTCGCAGATCGAGGGTCAATCACAGAAGAGTTGGTTCGATTTGACAGCCATCTAGCCCAAAGCAGAGAGGCTTTGAGAAGTGAGGAGCCGGTAGGACGAAAACTTGATTTTTTAGTTCAAGAAATGAACCGAGAAATTAATACGATAGGATCAAAGGCCAATGACTTAATGATTGGTCAAAGAGTGATTAAAGTAAAAAGCGAACTGGAAAAAGTACGCGAGCAAGTTCAAAATTTAGAGTAA
- a CDS encoding GntR family transcriptional regulator, with amino-acid sequence MEGNKLILNADNMKPIYIQIAEWLEVEILNNNLQADERIYSQYQLADMFTINPATAAKGLNLLADEDIVYKKRGLGMFVSPNAKQFILTKRRKQVLEQMIKELVIESKRLGVSENELIKMILAFKPVGKEEEEL; translated from the coding sequence ATGGAGGGAAATAAATTGATTCTAAATGCCGATAATATGAAACCAATCTATATCCAGATTGCTGAATGGCTTGAGGTAGAAATACTTAATAACAATCTTCAAGCAGATGAACGTATTTATTCTCAATATCAACTTGCAGATATGTTTACTATCAACCCTGCAACGGCTGCCAAAGGATTGAACCTTTTGGCTGATGAAGATATTGTTTATAAAAAACGCGGTCTTGGCATGTTTGTCTCGCCGAATGCCAAGCAGTTTATTTTAACTAAGCGGAGAAAGCAGGTATTGGAGCAGATGATTAAAGAGCTTGTCATAGAGTCCAAAAGGCTAGGGGTTAGTGAAAATGAACTTATTAAAATGATTCTAGCCTTTAAACCAGTTGGTAAGGAGGAGGAAGAGCTTTGA
- a CDS encoding phenylacetate--CoA ligase family protein, producing the protein MDLETNQAQGLECTEEQWLKGLRKTVGMVLPIQHYQESYGAIGIKSPEDIKSIKDFQRLPLTTKEDLRKNYPFGLFAEAMENIVRLHASSGTTGKPTVVGYTREDITLWARIVANSLKRAGVTKKDVVQIAYGYGLFTGGMGLHYGCEELGAIVVPISGGNTARQLMLMRDFGTTVLACTPSYALYLAESLEESGISRDELKLRIGVFGAEPWTEGMREEIEQRLGIKAYDIYGLSETMGPGVAMECPAHKGLHIDEHFYPEILNEEGKPLPVGERGELVITSLDKKGFPVLRYRTKDLTTLHYGTCSCGQVGWTMDRVSARVDDMLIIRGVNVFPSQIEEAILLEGFEPHYLLVVYRVGNLDQLEVQVEVNETSFFDEVRELEARQQRLHKRIEDVLGISVRIRLVEPKSIPRSEGKAVRVVDKRNKEVK; encoded by the coding sequence ATGGACTTAGAAACTAATCAAGCACAGGGATTAGAATGTACAGAGGAACAATGGCTGAAGGGACTTCGAAAAACCGTTGGAATGGTTCTACCTATACAGCACTATCAAGAAAGCTATGGCGCAATAGGGATAAAAAGTCCAGAAGATATTAAATCAATTAAGGATTTTCAGAGACTGCCTCTAACTACCAAAGAGGATTTGCGCAAAAATTATCCTTTTGGGCTTTTTGCAGAAGCTATGGAGAATATTGTTCGTCTGCATGCCTCTTCTGGAACAACGGGTAAGCCGACAGTTGTGGGTTATACTCGCGAGGACATTACACTCTGGGCTAGAATTGTCGCTAATAGTCTTAAAAGAGCCGGCGTAACTAAAAAGGACGTTGTCCAAATTGCCTATGGATATGGTTTGTTCACTGGGGGAATGGGTCTTCACTATGGATGCGAAGAATTAGGAGCAATTGTTGTTCCGATCTCAGGTGGAAACACGGCGCGCCAGCTTATGCTCATGCGAGATTTTGGCACAACTGTTTTAGCCTGCACACCTTCCTATGCCTTGTATTTAGCAGAAAGCCTCGAAGAATCAGGGATTTCCCGGGATGAGCTGAAGTTAAGAATTGGGGTCTTTGGCGCTGAGCCTTGGACTGAAGGCATGCGGGAAGAAATCGAACAACGGCTCGGAATCAAAGCTTACGATATTTACGGTCTTAGTGAAACTATGGGACCTGGTGTTGCAATGGAATGCCCTGCCCATAAAGGGTTACATATTGATGAACATTTTTATCCGGAAATCCTTAATGAAGAAGGAAAACCGCTGCCTGTTGGAGAACGAGGAGAATTAGTTATTACTAGCTTAGACAAAAAAGGTTTTCCCGTTCTGCGCTATCGAACCAAAGATTTAACTACCTTGCATTATGGCACCTGTTCCTGTGGCCAAGTAGGTTGGACGATGGATCGTGTCTCAGCTCGTGTGGACGATATGCTGATTATCCGTGGAGTTAATGTCTTCCCAAGTCAAATTGAAGAGGCGATTCTCCTTGAGGGCTTTGAACCGCATTATTTGCTGGTAGTGTACCGAGTTGGCAATCTGGATCAGTTAGAAGTTCAAGTAGAAGTCAACGAAACCAGCTTTTTTGACGAAGTCCGAGAGTTAGAAGCTCGCCAACAACGCCTTCATAAGAGAATTGAAGACGTCCTAGGGATTTCTGTTCGTATTCGTCTTGTTGAACCTAAAAGTATTCCTCGTAGTGAGGGAAAAGCAGTAAGGGTTGTCGATAAACGAAATAAGGAGGTAAAATAA
- a CDS encoding TIGR02186 family protein — protein MKRLTSIFLGLMLILSFTSQVMADETQLTVSPEKVEVGLRFQGTTLNISGIVPDDAGVYIKVISPNDAILDLSKKGKVSLFWMNVENVSVTKVPKLYQILSSRPLGDLTVDQKKVLGIDQDFSTVYQTAEVTKHTDSGSIRLEKFEAKDFVSSMISIFKKGGLYSLNESAVKVKDDRFETSLELPANIPQEECDVTVYFIKDGKIIGTCSKTFNVETVGIVKWLNNMAIYEGPFYGFMSVMIALVVGSVIAFLFIFIDNRKKARLYAKACS, from the coding sequence ATGAAACGATTGACTTCAATTTTTTTAGGACTAATGTTGATTCTTTCCTTTACGAGTCAAGTAATGGCTGATGAAACCCAATTAACAGTTTCACCGGAAAAAGTGGAAGTTGGTCTGCGATTCCAAGGAACAACCCTCAATATCTCAGGGATTGTTCCCGACGATGCAGGAGTTTATATTAAAGTAATTTCCCCTAATGACGCAATTCTGGATTTGAGCAAAAAAGGGAAAGTAAGTTTGTTTTGGATGAATGTTGAAAATGTATCTGTTACCAAGGTGCCAAAATTGTATCAGATTCTTTCATCCAGACCCTTAGGTGACTTAACTGTAGATCAAAAAAAGGTCTTAGGTATTGATCAAGATTTCTCAACAGTGTATCAAACAGCGGAGGTTACGAAGCATACTGATAGCGGGTCGATTAGACTGGAAAAGTTTGAAGCAAAAGATTTTGTAAGTTCAATGATAAGTATATTTAAGAAGGGCGGGTTGTACAGCCTAAACGAAAGTGCGGTTAAGGTTAAAGATGATAGATTTGAGACAAGCTTAGAACTACCCGCTAATATTCCCCAAGAGGAGTGCGATGTAACAGTCTATTTCATTAAAGATGGGAAGATTATTGGAACTTGTAGTAAGACTTTTAATGTTGAGACGGTAGGGATTGTCAAGTGGTTAAATAACATGGCAATTTATGAAGGGCCTTTCTATGGCTTTATGTCAGTTATGATCGCTTTGGTAGTGGGTTCAGTCATTGCTTTTCTGTTTATCTTCATTGATAATAGGAAAAAGGCACGTCTTTATGCAAAGGCATGTTCATAA
- a CDS encoding amino acid-binding protein: MLQLSIFLENAKGRLAEVISLLAECKVNLRALSLADTKDYGVLRIIVDDPEGTAVKLRERKVVVSLTPVWVLKVPDRTGGLAEVLNQLVQQDVVVEYMYAFVEKENEQALVVLRVQDKAIMEKAMKTLNFPVL; the protein is encoded by the coding sequence ATGCTTCAATTATCGATTTTTTTAGAGAATGCCAAAGGACGATTAGCGGAGGTCATAAGTCTTCTCGCTGAATGCAAGGTTAATTTACGGGCTTTGTCATTGGCTGATACCAAAGATTATGGAGTGCTTAGAATCATCGTAGATGATCCTGAAGGAACTGCCGTGAAATTGCGTGAACGAAAAGTTGTGGTTTCTTTGACTCCTGTCTGGGTGCTCAAGGTTCCTGACCGTACTGGCGGGCTTGCTGAGGTGTTAAACCAGCTTGTCCAACAGGATGTAGTGGTAGAATACATGTATGCCTTTGTTGAGAAAGAGAACGAGCAGGCCTTAGTTGTGCTTAGAGTGCAAGATAAGGCTATTATGGAAAAGGCGATGAAGACACTTAATTTCCCTGTACTTTAA
- the gmk gene encoding guanylate kinase, with translation MEQSHGLLIILSGPSGAGKGTLCQELLRQLPDLKYSVSMTTRNSRPGEIDGIHYFFRQKEEFEALIERDELLEWAQFCDNYYGTPRFAVEQAIQAGQDVILEIEIQGALQVKKRFPQGVFTFIVPPSMDALSERIHKRGTESEEVIQKRLATAIHELEYVSEYDYVVVNDEVPEAVDKLKSILVAEKCRVKRKPFVFEGGI, from the coding sequence GTGGAACAAAGTCATGGATTATTAATTATCCTTTCTGGGCCTTCAGGGGCAGGAAAGGGAACCCTTTGCCAAGAATTGCTCCGTCAGCTCCCAGACCTAAAGTATTCTGTCTCTATGACTACACGTAATTCGCGTCCTGGTGAAATTGATGGAATCCATTATTTCTTTCGTCAGAAGGAAGAATTTGAAGCTCTGATTGAAAGAGATGAGCTGTTGGAATGGGCCCAGTTTTGTGATAATTACTACGGAACACCGCGTTTTGCAGTTGAACAAGCAATCCAAGCAGGGCAGGATGTTATTTTGGAAATTGAGATCCAAGGAGCATTACAAGTTAAGAAGCGTTTTCCTCAAGGGGTTTTTACATTTATTGTTCCACCGTCAATGGATGCTCTTTCTGAGAGAATTCACAAACGGGGAACTGAGAGTGAGGAAGTTATTCAAAAGCGCTTAGCCACAGCCATACATGAACTTGAGTATGTGAGTGAATATGATTATGTTGTCGTTAATGATGAAGTTCCCGAAGCTGTTGATAAATTGAAAAGTATTTTGGTTGCTGAAAAATGCCGGGTAAAACGAAAACCCTTTGTTTTTGAAGGAGGAATTTAA
- a CDS encoding solute carrier family 23 protein, with protein sequence MSTEVQIHEKLPLAQAIPLGLQHVFAMFGATVLVPFLTGLSPSVALLSSGIGTIIFLLLTKSRVPAYLGSSFAYIAALTTFVQSGNTSGAMGGVLAVGVVYIVLYLLMAAFGTQWIHTIVPPIVAGPVVAIIGLSLTPVAANMASGNWYIAAFTLAVAALLSVYAKGFFKIIPILVAIIIGYIVAAGVGLVDFTPILATLTLDKFFLFPVQLGSNFQLPSIDKAAILVMAPLAMVTIIEDLGHMIVLGNITHSDPIKNPGFHRVLLGNGLATAVASFIGGPPVTTYGENIGVLAVTRVYSTFNIWIAAFLAIAFSMINPLQAAIMSIPTAVMGGVCILLFGMIGAAGLRTLIEAKIDFSETKNLIIASVIFALGIGLPEHSVAWATVVGITLNLVLRGHSENASAKLNK encoded by the coding sequence ATGTCGACAGAAGTTCAAATTCACGAGAAGCTCCCCCTTGCCCAAGCGATTCCCCTCGGTTTACAGCATGTCTTTGCCATGTTTGGCGCAACAGTCTTAGTTCCTTTTTTGACCGGTCTGAGTCCTTCAGTAGCTCTCCTTTCTTCAGGAATCGGTACTATTATATTCTTATTACTAACCAAAAGCAGAGTTCCTGCCTATCTTGGTTCCTCATTTGCTTACATTGCCGCTTTAACCACCTTCGTTCAATCCGGTAACACTTCCGGAGCTATGGGCGGAGTTTTGGCAGTTGGTGTCGTATACATCGTCCTGTATCTGCTGATGGCTGCTTTTGGAACCCAATGGATTCATACCATTGTCCCCCCTATTGTAGCAGGTCCCGTGGTTGCCATTATCGGTTTAAGCCTGACTCCGGTAGCTGCGAATATGGCCTCCGGCAATTGGTATATCGCCGCTTTCACCTTAGCCGTTGCAGCTCTACTCTCCGTTTATGCTAAAGGATTTTTTAAGATTATCCCTATCTTGGTCGCAATCATTATTGGTTATATCGTTGCAGCGGGCGTAGGACTGGTTGACTTCACACCTATTTTAGCTACCCTTACACTGGACAAATTTTTCCTCTTCCCGGTTCAATTAGGAAGTAATTTTCAACTCCCCAGCATAGACAAAGCAGCCATCTTAGTAATGGCTCCCCTAGCTATGGTGACCATTATTGAGGATTTAGGGCACATGATAGTTCTGGGCAACATCACTCATTCCGATCCTATTAAAAATCCCGGATTTCATAGAGTTCTCTTGGGTAACGGATTAGCTACTGCCGTAGCCAGCTTTATCGGCGGCCCTCCTGTCACTACTTATGGTGAAAACATTGGAGTCTTAGCAGTGACAAGAGTATACAGCACCTTTAATATCTGGATTGCCGCCTTCCTGGCCATCGCCTTTAGTATGATTAACCCTTTACAAGCCGCCATCATGTCTATTCCTACAGCGGTAATGGGCGGGGTTTGTATACTTCTTTTCGGAATGATCGGCGCAGCGGGCTTACGAACACTTATCGAAGCTAAAATAGATTTCTCCGAAACAAAAAACCTTATTATCGCCTCCGTTATCTTTGCTCTTGGAATAGGACTTCCGGAACACAGCGTAGCCTGGGCAACCGTTGTCGGAATAACCTTAAACCTTGTTTTGAGAGGTCACTCAGAAAACGCCAGTGCTAAACTTAATAAGTAA
- the coaBC gene encoding bifunctional phosphopantothenoylcysteine decarboxylase/phosphopantothenate--cysteine ligase CoaBC yields MLTGKKILVGISGGIAAYKAAEVVSRLRKLNAEVHVAMTKSATQFVAPLTLRSLSTNPVYVEMFDEPKLWNVEHIALAEHVDTVIVAPATANILAKMAMGLADDFLSTVLVATRSPIFVAPAMNHAMYYHPATQDNLVRLKDRGIKVIGPGTGFQACGTEGVGRMSEPVEIVEAVTNFFSKSDCLKGKKVLVTAGGTQEPLDPVRFLGNRSSGRMGYAIAQAMQEAGAETILVSAPTDLPVPNGVKRISVQTALEMHDVVLNNFSDMDVIVKAAAVADYRPATNAEQKIKKDGTNRTIELVPNPDILAELGRRKTSQVLIGFAAETENLLAYAQEKMHRKNVDLLVANDVTKPGAGFGSPTNIVSFLFPDGRRIDFPQMSKLEIARNLVEEIVNLLG; encoded by the coding sequence ATGTTAACAGGAAAGAAAATCCTCGTTGGAATTTCTGGTGGAATTGCAGCTTACAAAGCGGCAGAAGTGGTTAGCCGTCTACGCAAGTTGAACGCTGAAGTCCATGTTGCTATGACTAAGTCAGCCACTCAATTTGTGGCGCCTCTTACCCTTCGCAGCCTCTCAACAAATCCTGTGTATGTGGAGATGTTTGACGAACCAAAATTATGGAACGTCGAGCATATCGCCTTGGCCGAGCATGTTGATACAGTCATCGTTGCCCCTGCAACCGCTAATATTCTCGCGAAAATGGCGATGGGGCTGGCTGATGATTTTCTTTCGACTGTACTCGTAGCAACCCGTTCTCCGATTTTCGTTGCCCCGGCAATGAACCACGCGATGTATTATCATCCAGCGACCCAAGATAATCTTGTGCGACTCAAAGACCGCGGGATCAAGGTTATTGGTCCCGGCACCGGGTTTCAAGCCTGTGGCACGGAAGGTGTTGGTCGGATGAGTGAACCGGTTGAAATTGTTGAAGCTGTCACAAACTTTTTTTCGAAGTCTGATTGCTTAAAAGGCAAGAAAGTCCTTGTCACAGCCGGTGGGACTCAAGAACCCCTGGATCCGGTTCGTTTTCTGGGTAACCGTAGTTCCGGACGGATGGGATATGCCATAGCTCAAGCAATGCAGGAAGCTGGCGCTGAGACTATTCTTGTCAGTGCCCCAACGGATTTGCCGGTGCCAAATGGGGTTAAGCGTATTTCCGTGCAGACAGCTCTTGAAATGCACGACGTTGTTCTAAACAATTTTTCGGACATGGATGTTATAGTTAAAGCAGCAGCGGTTGCAGATTACCGACCGGCTACTAATGCGGAGCAGAAAATTAAAAAAGATGGAACTAATCGCACCATCGAGCTGGTTCCTAATCCAGATATATTGGCCGAACTTGGGCGCAGGAAGACGTCTCAGGTTCTAATTGGATTTGCCGCTGAAACTGAGAATCTTCTTGCTTATGCCCAGGAAAAAATGCACAGGAAGAATGTCGACCTGCTTGTAGCTAATGATGTCACAAAACCTGGTGCCGGCTTCGGCAGTCCAACAAATATTGTCAGCTTTCTCTTTCCGGATGGAAGAAGAATAGATTTTCCTCAAATGAGCAAATTAGAGATTGCACGTAATCTTGTTGAAGAGATTGTCAATCTCCTCGGTTAA
- the remA gene encoding extracellular matrix/biofilm regulator RemA yields the protein MDIKLINIGFGNIVSANRIISIVSPESAPIKRIIQEARDAGMLIDATYGRRTRAVIICDSHHVILSAVQPETVAHRLTAKESSSHVEDPSD from the coding sequence TTGGACATTAAGCTCATAAACATCGGGTTTGGTAACATTGTATCTGCCAATCGGATTATTTCGATTGTTAGTCCAGAATCCGCCCCAATCAAACGAATTATTCAAGAAGCTCGTGATGCGGGCATGCTCATTGATGCTACTTATGGTCGGCGTACCCGGGCAGTGATTATCTGTGACAGCCATCATGTAATTCTGTCTGCAGTTCAGCCTGAAACAGTGGCTCATCGTCTTACGGCTAAAGAGTCGAGCAGCCATGTCGAAGACCCGTCGGATTAG
- a CDS encoding ATP-binding cassette domain-containing protein: MKVIQSRNLTKFYGKTAALNDLTFEIEENTITGLIGRNGAGKTTLLKIMAGHIQPTQGELLVYSQKPFNNLERSASTILIDDSMTYPDSFRLVDILSEVAPFYGNWNGSLANGLLKYFSFNPNQPHSNLSKGSKSTFNSIIGIASRCPLTLFDEPTTGMDSAIRKDFYKALLKDYLEYPRTIILSSHLLNELEEILEEILLIKQGSKFLHLPVMELKELAVGIRGNAKTLQPFVEGKELIYKEEFAKDNLYVVLRKELLQQEVEVIKQKGLEVFPISTDDLCVHLTASNRGGIDNVFKKD; this comes from the coding sequence TTGAAAGTTATACAATCTCGCAATCTAACGAAATTTTACGGCAAAACAGCGGCATTAAATGACTTAACCTTTGAAATAGAAGAAAACACCATAACAGGCCTTATTGGTAGAAATGGAGCCGGAAAAACAACCCTTTTAAAGATAATGGCCGGGCATATCCAACCAACTCAAGGTGAGCTTCTGGTCTATTCACAAAAGCCCTTTAATAATTTAGAAAGATCTGCTAGTACCATACTTATCGATGACAGTATGACGTATCCTGATTCATTTAGACTCGTGGATATACTATCTGAAGTCGCACCCTTTTATGGTAATTGGAACGGCAGCCTTGCCAATGGGCTACTTAAGTATTTTTCCTTTAATCCCAACCAGCCTCATAGCAATTTGTCAAAAGGATCTAAAAGCACCTTTAATAGTATTATCGGGATTGCTTCACGCTGCCCCCTCACACTATTTGACGAACCGACAACAGGTATGGACTCCGCTATCAGGAAGGACTTTTACAAGGCATTGCTCAAGGATTATTTAGAATATCCCAGAACCATCATTCTTTCGAGTCATCTATTAAATGAACTTGAAGAAATACTAGAGGAGATTCTCTTGATCAAGCAAGGATCCAAGTTCCTTCATCTTCCAGTCATGGAATTAAAAGAACTTGCAGTAGGTATAAGAGGAAATGCAAAAACTTTACAGCCCTTTGTTGAAGGCAAAGAATTGATCTATAAGGAGGAGTTTGCCAAGGACAACTTGTACGTTGTACTTCGAAAAGAGTTACTACAACAAGAAGTCGAAGTAATAAAACAGAAGGGACTGGAAGTGTTTCCTATATCGACAGACGATTTGTGCGTCCATTTAACAGCTTCCAACCGAGGAGGTATTGACAATGTCTTTAAAAAAGATTGA